The Sulfolobus islandicus Y.N.15.51 sequence AAATTAGACGAACTTGAGAAAGAACTTGGTTCAAAGCTTATTATGAACGATAACGTCATAGATCACTACTCCAAATCTCCCTATTTAGTCTCTCCAATTCTATCGAAAATGGGTAAGAGAGTGCTAGGGGTAGTAATTGTTGAAGATAGGTATGACGTTGAATTCGTTGTTAAATTTTGCGATATTCATAGAATCCCCTTATTAGCTAGGGGTGCAGGAACATCTACAATAGGACAAGTACTACCAATACATCCCTCTATTGTATTGGATATTCAGAAATTAAATAAAACTATGGAATATGACGAGAAGTATTTGAAAATATCCCCCGGAGTAAAGGTTCTAGATGCTCTGAATTACCTTAGGAAGAGGGGAAAAGAATTACAGGTATATCCTAGTAGCTTTTACATTTCCACTTTAGGAGGATATATTGCAGGAGGAGATGTAGGGATTGGATCATATCAATATGGCTATCATTTCCATAACGGCGGAATTAGACGTGTAAAAATTGTTGGCCCTACTGGAACTTTTGAACTAACCGGAGAAAATACCTTAGCAGTAGCTCAAGCAGCTGGGACAACTGGCATAATAATCGGGGCTGATATAGCTACTGTAGATTATGAAGACTGGAAAGATCAAATAATAAGATTTGATGAACTAGGTAAGTTGGTAAAATTCCTAAAAGATGCAGAGAATGAAAGAGATAAGATAAGGAGAATCACTATAGAGGATCAAGAGGCCTTATCATTAGTTGCTAAAAATAGAGTAGCTCCGGGTAAATGGAATGTAATAGTCGCAAGTACAAAAAGCTTTGGAGAAGAAGTAGATATGAAATTCTTAGACGAATTGGCATTTGCGGCTATTTACGTTACCATGAGCAGACTAACCAATTTCTCCGATTATTTTTACGAGGTTAGATTGCTCTCTCTTAACAGTTTCCTTAAAGTAGTAAGCCAAGTTAAAGACGCTTTAGGTTCTAATGTACTAATACACGGCGATGTTATGACATTGAGAGGGGAAACCGTAATTTACACAGTCTTCATCTCTGATAGACTAAACTTTGACATAATAGATTCAATAATGACAAAGGAAGGGATACCATTTGAAATACACTCCTTAGTTGTAAATGATAGAGTAGATGAAGAATATAGATTAGAACTAATGAAGAAATATAAACGGATAGTAGATCCTCACGATATCCTAAATCCGGGGAAGCTGAGAGTATGATGTTAAAAAAGTTATTAGAGGTTATAGACATTCTAGAATCTGAAGACCCATTACAGAAGATAAAGGAGAAGTTAGAAGGTAAAGTCAAATACGAGGAAGTAAAAGCTGGAGAAGTAACCTTTATAAAAGCACTTTATGAAGGCGGAGGAAAGGACAAAGTAGAGATCTTAGGAAGATTAGGGGCAATACAAATGGTTGGGGTAAATAAGGGTTTGGTCTCTGACGCTGATGGAGCAATTGTAAGCCTAACCACACTTCTAGAACTTCTCAATTTAAGAGAAAAAGGAATAGAACTTGATCTCAATGTACTATTTGTAACTAACTTGTCCGTTAAGGCTAAACTAATTCCCCATAAACCATTTGACTTCATGGTCCCACTTTTAGGATTAGATGAAGCACTTAAAGTTGAAGTCGATCCCTCGGCCTCATTCGTTGTATCAATTGACTCAACTAAAGGAAACAGAATAGCTAAGTTCGACGATTTCGCAATAACTCATGTAGTTAAAGACGGGTATATCCTAAAACTTCACGATAACGTAATTGACATTTACAATAAGGTAACTGGTCACGAAATTTACATGGTTCCTTTGACAACTGGAGATCTAACTCCTCTAGATTATAATGTATATCACATTAGTACTCTAATCTCGCCATGGCTATATACAGATTCTCCAGTGATTGGAATTGCAACAGTCTCCAAACAAGTTATACCGGGATATGAAACTGGTGTATTAAACATTGAAATGTTAGAACACGCGTCAAGATTTTGCATTGAACTCCTTAAATATATAGAAAATGGAGGGAAAATGTATGAAGAGAAAGAATTAGAAGAATTAGAGAACAGATTAGGAAAGTCTAATTTGTTAAAGGCTAAAAGAAGGTAATCATTGAAATGGTAGATCCAGCAAAACTACTGAAAGACCTAATACAAATCAAAACAGCTAATCCACCTGGATTAGAATACGAGAATATTGCACTTTATCTTAAATACCTATTTAATGAGTTAGGTTTTCAAATACAGCTAATCGAAATACCAGAGGAATACATGGACAAATACTACATTTACTCTCCATCACATAAAGGGAACAAAAGACTAATAGTAATTGTAAGAAACAGCCCAAATCCTATACTTCACTTCAACTTTCACTATGACGTTGTCCCACCAGGGGATGGTTGGTTAGCAAATCCTTTCGAGCTTAAAATTATTAATAATAAGGCATACGGAAGGGGAACCTCAGATATGAAAGGTTCAATTGTGAGCTTATATTTAGCCCTTTCTAGATTTAACGATTTACCAATCGAGATAACTTTTGTCCCAGATGAGGAAAGTGGAGGTATAGGGACTAAATACTTAACAGAGGAAACTCGTGTTACCCCTACCATGGTGATATTTGGGGGGCTACCAGTTTCCCTAACTTGTATGTAGGGCATTTTGGTATAGTGAGGGGTGTAATAAAAATATTTGGCAAACAAGCTCATGCAAGCAACCCAAAAGATGGTATTAATGCCTTCCTGCTAGCTTCTAAACTAGCACTCAAGTTACAAGAAAAATTAGGAAAGGAAATAGTTAACCTCGGGGGATATACGCTTAATCCCACTAATAGTGATGGAATAGTACCGGGTTTCTTTGCCTTTAGTTATTATAGAGCTATTCCTCCACACGACAATAGAACTCCAGAATTTGACAAGAATGTAATTGACACTACAGCTAGAGAAATAGGGATAGAATATAATTTTGAGATTAAATCTTTTATTCCAAGTTCAGTTTCTAACCCAGATTCTGGCATAGCTAAAGCGTTTAAATTTTGTATCACTTCAGCTCTTAACGTGGTACCTAAAGAGCTAATAAGTAATATAAGATATGATGCAGTCTTCTATAAAAATTCCGATTCGATAAATTTTGGTCCAGGTAATCCAGATCAAGCTCATGTACCTAATGAATATGTTGAATTAGATAACATAGAGAAAACTAGTGTAATTTACGAATGTGTGATGAAAAGGATTTATTTTCATAATTATCGATAAAACCCTTACCCTAGACCCCAAATTCATCACCCCGAAAATAATTCAAGGGAGTTAAAAAGTGGATAAAATAATTTAACTAAATATTCTTGCAAAATAGTAATATTATCTTGCAAGAGCAAGATAGTTAGGAGTAAGCGGAAGTCTTCCTTGCTCGTTGTCCCCTTGAGGAGCAAGTATAGTGTATAGATTAACATTGCTAGTACGAAGATGAACAAGCGGAATAACCAACTCCTTGATGAGGTAAAGATTAGGAAAGACTTAATCAACTTGTATGATGTTTCTATTGGCGTCCTAACCTTGTCATACCATTTCACAACAATACTCCTATTTACGTCTAGGTTTGTCCCCTTTGCCAAGTACTCCTTTCCCCTACCATGATGTACTATTAGCCTAAATGTCGCTTTCTTACCATTTGACTTTACAGTATAATCTCCATCAAAATTCCTATGTATCCCTACCTTACCCACGGGTACTCCAATGATGAAGTTGACAAGTAGTTGATCACATCCACTGAATAGAAACCAGCATCTAGTGTTACTAATTCTATTTCTAGGCCCAATGCTAGTATTTGTTGTATTAGGCTTTCAACTATCTTTAGTCTAGTCATTCCTTTTTCTACGCGCGTGAATGCTAGTATTAGTGTTTTTCCCTTTACTCTTGTGGTTGCTGTTGCGTAATTCCACGCGTAGCCTTTTTCTGACCCGCCTAGTCCTTCTACGGGTTTTCCCTTGTATTCTATTGATGTCCAGTCTATTGATATTTTTACACGTTTTCTTCCACCTAGTTCCTTAGCGGAAATCGTTTTGATCACGTTTAGCATTTGGTCTATTACTTGTGGTTGTTCTTCCACGTAGTTTCTAACTGTTTGTGGTGATATGCCAAGCTCTTTTGCCTTGTTTTCTACTGAATCTTTTGTTAGTGCTGCTGTTACAAGTGTTTTCTTGACTTCTTCTGCCTTTCTTCCCTTGAAGTTTATGATGGAAAATAATTTTTCCTCTATTTGTACTCGTATTTTAGGGGAGATGTAGTCTGGTGTTGTCAAGCGTTTCTCCCCTAAAGTAATACCAGACTACATCTCCCTTAACTTTTTCTCTAATTACAAAATTTTCTTGGTTAGAAAAAATTATACAATGCAATTATTTTTGTAAAATGAATTTGGGGTCTAAGGCTTAACTTTCTTAAAACATTCTAATTATTTCAGTAGCGTCTGTCTTCAAATATTAAAAATTTTTGATGTTTTAGCTTGAAAAATTTATTAAGTGAGAAAACACCTTCATAGTGGAATGAAGAATCTTTATAAAATTAACTTTTCAATATCGCACCAGGGTTGCTGGACCAGCAAAATAAGAGATAGCGTTGTTACCTTAAATGTATCAAAATATAATAATAAGAAAGTTAGAGTCACAATAGCTTCAGTAAAATTAATAGTAACGGACCTAAAAAGGTCAGAAAACGTTTACGAAGTTCTAAAATATAGAAAAGTAAAAGGAGGCTACGTAATTGACTTCCTTGAAGACCTAAGTACTACAATTGCAGGGTATATACTCTCGAGCAATAATGTATTGGAATATAGAAACATTGTAAGGGAAGGAATAGAAAAGTGGGAAGTAACAATTTTAGCAAAATCCTTAATAGGTAAATTATCAGAAAGATTTCCCATAGATAACCTCCTACGGGGCAATCCACGCAAAACAAGAGAACGAATAAAACCAAGTATTACAAGAGAAAAGGAAATAAACAAGTAAGGAGAAAAACAACATAAGCTCATAGAAAACATGGGGATAAAACCCCATCTACAAGGCTAGCTGTGAAGCCCCTAGAACGATCTAACAAGAGGGGATAAAAACCCCCGAGTAGGAGGTTGTAACAAAATACTCTAGGGGCTGAAACACTTAACACTATGCAAAGAAAACAAGGTATTATGAGAACAAAAAATATCTCGAGAAACGCGTAATACACAAGCATGGAATTAAAAGTTACAAACAAGGCCTTCGCAATTGATATTTCACAAAGCAAACTAACAGCAGCAAAGGGAGAACTAGTAGTAGAACAAGAAAAATCAGCAGTATACGTCAAGGAGGTAAAGGAATTCAACCACGACAACGAGGGAATAGAGGAACTAATTAAATTCCTAGGAGAATATAAGGAAGGAATAATAGAGGCAACTGGAATATATTACTTCTACCTACACGAAAAACTAACGGAAAAAGGATACAAGGTAACAGTAATAAACCCACTACACCTAACAGAAATACTAGGGAAAAAGACAGACAAACTCGACGCACAAAGGTTACTAGTAGCACACATGACCGGAGTAATCAAGGGATCATACATACCAACAGGAGAAATAATGGAGCTAAGAGAACTAACGAGATATAGGGAAAGCTTAGTAGAGAAGACAACACAAGTAAAGAACGAGATAAGGAAAATATTAGAATTCGCGGGATATAAAATACAACCATTCGACAAGAAGGGAAGAAAACTACTTGAAAAGCTAGTAAAGGGGGAGGGACTAAGCAAGGAAGAGAAGGAGGAACTAAAAGAAAAACTAGGGAGAAACTTAAACGACGCGGAAAAACTAGCGTTAAAACAATTAGTTGAACTGTTAAAAAACTTGGAGAAAATGATTAAGGAGGTTGAGGATATGATAATTTCCAAGATTCCAAAACCAGTAATTGAGTTGAGTAAGATCCCCGGGATTGGTTTGATTAGTGCTGCAACTATTTACGCTGAGTTCGGTGATGTTTCCCGTTTTTCCAGTTCTAAGGCTGCTAGGGCTTATGCAAGCTTTGCACCCAAAACTAAGCAGAGTGGTGATAGCGAGTCTCACTCCGGTATGATTAGGGGTAATAAGTATTTGCGTAGAGCTCTCTACTTGGTTGCCAAGGTTGCTAGGGGTCTTGAGCCTTTTAAAGGGTATTATGAGAGGCTTATTGCTAGGGGGAAGAGTGTTACTCAAGCTACTTGTGCTCTTGCCGGAAAGCTTGCAAGCATTTGTTATCATGTTATAAAGGACGGTGTTTACAAGGGAGTTGTCAAGAAGAGTTTTAGGATTCCTAGGGGTAAGGAAGTTAATGTCAAGGACTTCGACGTGGGAGACGCGCTAGACTCGTTATCCCCATAGGTTTGTTAGAGGCGTCAGCATGTAGTGCCTTGTAGTTAAAGAAATAAAGTTTTCAGATATGTTCTATAATGGTTTGACAGAAAAGGAGATACTAGTACTAAAAACCGCAATAGCTATGGGATATTTCAATTATCCAAGGCAAATAAAAGCTAAAGAAATTGCTGAAAAATTAAGTATCTCCAAGCAAGATTTCCTCTATCATTTGCGAAAATCAATAGAGAAGATAATCTCCTCATTAATTATAGAATAGCAGTTCCTGCATATGAAATTTAAGTGATTAAAAAGGTTTAAAAATTATATAAGACTTCTCTTCTATATTTAAAGACTATAATCGCCAAACTTCTTAATTCTATCTGGAAATCTGCTCTTTATTACATAATACGTTATTATGTGAATCAAAAGAATGGCCCAGGCTGCATAAACTGCTATATTTAATGGGAAAGTTGGCGCAGGGTAAGTGCCAAAATATATTACAGCAATATATAATATTATTGAAATTATCGGTATCACTACATGTTTCACTATGTTAGCCTTACCCACCTTAACCTTACGTACAATTAACCCTAAAGCAGCAAATAAATGACCTAAGGCAACATAGAATGAGCCAAACGTTATTAAAAATATACTAGCCTCTAACGGACCTAGAATGTAACCACTTATAAGGCTAAGAGCACCTGTAACAATACCCGTAAGTATTATTGCATTACCTGGCACACCGTATTTATTAACTTTTGAAAAACCCTTAGGATATAATACACCATCCCTAGCCATACCGAATATCATTCTACTCCCGCTAGTAGCAAATGCCAATGCAGAAGAGTTAAACATAAACGCCACAAGTATTATTAACAGATACACAATCGCGGGATTGAAATACTTACTATAAATCACTATCATTGGGTCTGGTAGATTGGCGTAATTAAACATATTGTTTATTCCATATACTATGGTTTGTGCATAAGAATTCAATATTAATCCAACTCCAAGTAATCCAAACGTTAAGAGAAGTGCTTTTGGCAAAGTACTTTTTGGAACCTTAGCTTCTTCCGCTACTCCTATTGGAGTTGTAGCACCACCAAAGGTAGTAACACCGAAAATCATTGCCGTAAGTACCAACGCCCAATTATTATTAACTGGAATAACAGTAAATGGTAAAATACTATTCTTTGCTCCAGCAATTAAAACTATAGAAGTTACGATTAGAAAACCTATTGAAATTAATCCTATTATGAGATTTAGTAGACCTCCTGGCTTCACTCCAAGCCACATTATTGTCGTAATCTCAATTGTAACTATAATCACTATTGCTGCCCATAACCAAGGCATTGAAGAAGCAATACTGGGAGAGATCAAGTAGATGAAAGACGCAATTCCTAATATTCCAAATCCAGCTGTTCCAGCAACAAGATATTGATAAATATAACCATATCCTACAGTAAAGGAAGCCAAACTACTGCCTAATCCCTTCTTTATCATAGCAACATAGCCATATGAAGCTGCAATCTCCTTGCTCCACTCATAAATAACAATAAGTGTAGTAGCATAGATCAAGTACGAAAGTATCACAGTGAGTGGCATAGCTCCTCCTACCAATCCAGCAAGGCCCACAAAATAGAGTGTGGCAACAGCTATTGGGGCATTAGCTGCAATTCCATAACTTGCAACAAGCCAAGTACCAAGGACACCTTTTCTCAATTCACTTACATTCTTTTTTTCTTCATCCATATCCCAAATACAATTTTTTAAATATTTCTACTTTTCTATCAACAGTTGTTCATTAGATTTTAACTTTATGAGTTAAACAATGTTAAAGGAGGACTTTTTAAATCCAATACCCTATTTAGTACGTTTAATAATAAGTAAGTTTTATCCTATCTCGGACCCGG is a genomic window containing:
- a CDS encoding FAD-binding oxidoreductase — its product is MFMMKLDELEKELGSKLIMNDNVIDHYSKSPYLVSPILSKMGKRVLGVVIVEDRYDVEFVVKFCDIHRIPLLARGAGTSTIGQVLPIHPSIVLDIQKLNKTMEYDEKYLKISPGVKVLDALNYLRKRGKELQVYPSSFYISTLGGYIAGGDVGIGSYQYGYHFHNGGIRRVKIVGPTGTFELTGENTLAVAQAAGTTGIIIGADIATVDYEDWKDQIIRFDELGKLVKFLKDAENERDKIRRITIEDQEALSLVAKNRVAPGKWNVIVASTKSFGEEVDMKFLDELAFAAIYVTMSRLTNFSDYFYEVRLLSLNSFLKVVSQVKDALGSNVLIHGDVMTLRGETVIYTVFISDRLNFDIIDSIMTKEGIPFEIHSLVVNDRVDEEYRLELMKKYKRIVDPHDILNPGKLRV
- a CDS encoding DUF1177 domain-containing protein; translation: MMLKKLLEVIDILESEDPLQKIKEKLEGKVKYEEVKAGEVTFIKALYEGGGKDKVEILGRLGAIQMVGVNKGLVSDADGAIVSLTTLLELLNLREKGIELDLNVLFVTNLSVKAKLIPHKPFDFMVPLLGLDEALKVEVDPSASFVVSIDSTKGNRIAKFDDFAITHVVKDGYILKLHDNVIDIYNKVTGHEIYMVPLTTGDLTPLDYNVYHISTLISPWLYTDSPVIGIATVSKQVIPGYETGVLNIEMLEHASRFCIELLKYIENGGKMYEEKELEELENRLGKSNLLKAKRR
- a CDS encoding IS110 family RNA-guided transposase, translating into MELKVTNKAFAIDISQSKLTAAKGELVVEQEKSAVYVKEVKEFNHDNEGIEELIKFLGEYKEGIIEATGIYYFYLHEKLTEKGYKVTVINPLHLTEILGKKTDKLDAQRLLVAHMTGVIKGSYIPTGEIMELRELTRYRESLVEKTTQVKNEIRKILEFAGYKIQPFDKKGRKLLEKLVKGEGLSKEEKEELKEKLGRNLNDAEKLALKQLVELLKNLEKMIKEVEDMIISKIPKPVIELSKIPGIGLISAATIYAEFGDVSRFSSSKAARAYASFAPKTKQSGDSESHSGMIRGNKYLRRALYLVAKVARGLEPFKGYYERLIARGKSVTQATCALAGKLASICYHVIKDGVYKGVVKKSFRIPRGKEVNVKDFDVGDALDSLSP
- a CDS encoding APC family permease, which translates into the protein MDEEKKNVSELRKGVLGTWLVASYGIAANAPIAVATLYFVGLAGLVGGAMPLTVILSYLIYATTLIVIYEWSKEIAASYGYVAMIKKGLGSSLASFTVGYGYIYQYLVAGTAGFGILGIASFIYLISPSIASSMPWLWAAIVIIVTIEITTIMWLGVKPGGLLNLIIGLISIGFLIVTSIVLIAGAKNSILPFTVIPVNNNWALVLTAMIFGVTTFGGATTPIGVAEEAKVPKSTLPKALLLTFGLLGVGLILNSYAQTIVYGINNMFNYANLPDPMIVIYSKYFNPAIVYLLIILVAFMFNSSALAFATSGSRMIFGMARDGVLYPKGFSKVNKYGVPGNAIILTGIVTGALSLISGYILGPLEASIFLITFGSFYVALGHLFAALGLIVRKVKVGKANIVKHVVIPIISIILYIAVIYFGTYPAPTFPLNIAVYAAWAILLIHIITYYVIKSRFPDRIKKFGDYSL